A region of Clostridiales bacterium DNA encodes the following proteins:
- the fba gene encoding class II fructose-1,6-bisphosphate aldolase, with product MPLVNTKEMLMKAYAGGYAVGAFNVNNMEMIQGIVSAAIEERAPLILQVSNGARKYANPIYLKALVESAVKESNLPIALHLDHGDTYELCVSAIDDGFTSVMIDASHHSFEENIRITRKVVEYAHPRNVTVEAELGRLAGIEDGIYVSENDSAFTDPSQVEEFVERTGVDSLAIAIGTSHGVYKFKGEPKLRFDILEEVARRLPNFPIVLHGASSVLSEYVDIIQNNGGDLVGAKGVPEEMLRKAAKMAVCKINIDSDLRMAFTAAIRKYLMENPSHFDPRQYLAPARESVKQLVKHKIRNVLGCNNKI from the coding sequence ATGCCACTAGTTAATACGAAAGAGATGTTGATGAAAGCCTACGCAGGTGGTTATGCCGTAGGCGCTTTTAATGTAAACAACATGGAAATGATTCAAGGAATTGTTTCAGCAGCTATTGAAGAAAGAGCCCCCTTAATACTACAAGTATCAAACGGCGCAAGAAAATACGCAAACCCCATTTATTTAAAAGCATTGGTTGAAAGCGCGGTAAAAGAAAGCAATTTGCCTATAGCTTTGCATCTAGACCACGGCGATACCTATGAGCTATGCGTATCCGCGATTGATGACGGTTTTACATCTGTTATGATTGACGCTTCGCATCATTCTTTTGAGGAAAACATCAGAATAACAAGAAAGGTCGTGGAATATGCCCATCCTAGAAATGTAACAGTGGAAGCCGAGCTTGGCAGATTAGCGGGTATTGAGGATGGTATCTATGTGTCGGAAAACGATTCGGCCTTTACCGACCCTTCGCAAGTTGAAGAGTTTGTTGAAAGAACGGGCGTTGATTCCTTGGCGATAGCCATAGGAACAAGCCATGGAGTTTATAAATTCAAAGGCGAACCCAAGCTAAGATTTGATATTTTGGAAGAAGTTGCAAGAAGATTGCCTAATTTTCCCATAGTGTTGCACGGCGCAAGTTCGGTCTTGTCCGAATATGTTGATATAATACAAAATAATGGCGGCGATTTAGTAGGCGCGAAAGGCGTACCCGAAGAAATGCTGAGAAAAGCCGCTAAAATGGCTGTTTGCAAAATCAATATTGACAGCGATTTGAGAATGGCGTTTACGGCGGCCATAAGAAAATATCTTATGGAAAACCCCTCTCATTTTGACCCGCGCCAATACTTAGCACCCGCCCGAGAAAGCGTAAAACAATTGGTAAAACATAAAATAAGAAATGTGCTTGGATGCAATAATAAAATTTGA